In the Primulina tabacum isolate GXHZ01 chromosome 7, ASM2559414v2, whole genome shotgun sequence genome, agtttcagctttctgCTGCGATTCAAGCCAATTCTTTGCACATATAAGAGCCTCCACTGTCTCAGGTCGTAAAGAACTTCTGTAACTATCCATCTCCTTGTTCTTAGTATCAAATACTGAAGAGGCAGGAACAGTACAAACGGATATAGACAAGATATCACAAGCCATTTTTGAAAGAGTAGGGTATTTCATACAGTTCACTTTCCACCAGACTAAAACATCAAATTCACCGACACGCGGCAAAAGGGACTCCTTCAAATACTGATCCAACTCGGACTTTGACTGCTGGCTAGACGTTTCCATGATATAAACATCAAATTCTGTAAGAGCGAGACCGTTACTTGAGATTCCAATTCCATGAGGATCCTCTAGTTTGACTGTAATCTCATTTGCTTCTTCAACATAAGCAGGCGTAAGAGGCAGAGGAAGAGAGACATATTCAAGAAAAAGCTCGTGGATACCGTCCTCAATAGTTTTTATATAAACGGCAGCCTCTTCAccataattttttgaaaaactaAACTCGACTAGCTTCATTTTGAACCTGGGATCCATAACTACTGCTATTGCTAGAACAATCCAGCTGCTGTTCCAGTAATTCTCAAATTTCTCTTGCATTGATTTTGTAAGGGTAATGATGAGCGGATCTTCAATTGTAGCTGCATGTGCCAACTCCATTTGAATCTTCCAAACTTCATGGAAGAACAAGTTTGTTGTGAGACTTTCTCCCGTGGCAAGAAGATTTGCAGTTTCAAAGAGTGGCTTTATACAAGTACAGAGAGTCTCTATATCCTTCCAATCTTCCATAGACGGGAAGTTCTTGTAATCGGGGTCCAAAGTATCCAAGCAAGTGAAGATTTCCCTTAATTCTAAAGCGGCCAACAGCATTGCGTAAGTTGTGTTCCATTTTGTTTGGTCGTCAACAGCAAGAGACATGGCACTAGGCACTTGAAGCTGTTGCTTGAGATCAAGAAACTTGTCCCCGTGCAATTCTGAAATTTTCACGTACTTCACACAGTCCCGAACTTTCTTCACCGTGCCTTGCAGAGAAGTTAAAGCATCTTGGACCATGCTGCTTAAAAAACGAGCAAGGCAATTTTGAGCCAACAACTGGCCATGAAGCAATAAGGGTTTCCTAACACAGAGCATAGTTCTCAATTTATCAACTGAAAAATTGCTCAACGGTTGATTGATAGTTACCGAAAATAATTTGCCGTCCATATTCCAGTCGGATAGGCATGCAGCAACAGAGTGGCTGAAAGCCGTGTCTGAATCTTGATATGGTTCCATTATAACATTAAGAAGTTTCCTTTGAAGCTTCCAATCACCATCAATGAATTGCCCAGTCACAAACATGTAACCAATATTTCGGCATGATGACCATAAATCCAGCATAAGGCAAACACGCCCTGACATCCTGTCAATCACCTTTTGGATGTTCTGCTTTTCCCTTAGATAAATTGCCACACAATCACCTTGAACCGTATTGAAGCTCGCTGAATCAAATCGAGGCTGTATATTCCGAGTAAATGCCACAAAACCAGAATGCTCCACCATGTGGATCGGGTACTCATGCATAGTAATCATACTAGCAAGCTCGCGTCGAATATGATCAGAATTGATTACTATGTCAGGAACACTGGCTGTTTGGTAGCGTTGCTTTGGGGTTGCAGAATAACAGCTGGTCTTTGAAAGTGCACTATTCGGGGTTGACTGGTTTTTCTCCTCATTAAATAGGCCAACTGAACAAGTTCCTTTGGCAATATGACGTTTCAGATTACTTGTTCCAGCTACCTTAGACCCCGTACTGTGTGCAAACGATTGTTTGCATATGTTACAATATGCCCTTTTGCAACCATCAGGGGCTGTTTCCATAGTGAAGTGTTCCCAAACGATAGACTTCTTTTTTCCACATCTTGGAGGTTGTGCTTCAAAATTATTCGGGGGTGTCTCTCTGATGTCAGGTTGAATCTCTATCATGTCGAGCTGTAATTTGGAATCAATGTCCCGTGGTTTCATAGTGACTGGCACGTAATTCAGGACAGGTTTCCTGGTCTCCACCTCCATTTCCACAAAAATTTAGCTCACCAAATTATCTGCAATAACAAAAATAGGTCAAGCCCTTGCTACCATACATTCAAGACATATCATAGTTGCTAAAAAGGGCACAAAGTGTGCCTAGAGTTGAAACTAGCATGGTCCAACAACCCATCATTGAAGTGAGCTCCCCGGGTGCCTTTTGGAACAccaaatgaaaatattgaaagggaaacaaataaacaaaaacACATGATTTACACAAAAAATCTTTCTCAAATTAAAGAATTTGTACTTGTCGAAAAAGTTTTCACACAATTACCAGAGTGAAGAATAGAAAGTATAAATAGTATAGTGTCTTAGGGCTACACAGATTCAAgcaaaattctcaaattgaaattGGAGCTGAAACCACATTTAGGCTCCGTTTggatagacattttaaaaatgcTTTTAGTGttttataaatgaaaaaaaaaactttaaaaataagtGTGGTCAAgattttggtaaaaaaaaaatatggaaaTGCCTTTTTAAAAAGTGTTTTCAACTATAGTTTTTAAAGAGAGTAATGCTGTGTATACAACTAAATTTATATAACAATTCTTTCACcacaaaaaattaaatacaaaaatttcatttatctaaatcttttgataaattcaatataaaatctaatgaaataatagtaaATTCTAACGATATAATTGATGTATCTAACACACCTTTATCATAATTTCTCTTATTAAATGATTCGTTGTTTTTTAGTGGTTTTGTTTTAAAACACGGGATTACTTTTGGAAATTGTCTCACATCTCCGGAAAAAATGGAACCCTCGTTATTTTCTCTCTTGGGGTGGCGGGGGTCTAGGTTGTGGGCGGTTGGTTGAGCCATGGTGGTAGACTGGGGCATGGAAGAGGTCTAGGTGATGAAACTGTTCACGACAGGGGCTAGGTCGAGATGGTGTTCTAGGAGGTGGTGCAATAGTACACGGCGGGAGTCTAGGTGGTGGAGTTGGTGACGATGGGGGGCGGCTAGGTGGAGCTGGTGGCAGGATTGGCCATGGTGGCGGACTAGGCGCAGGTACCGATGGTTGACTGGGTGGTTGTACAGGTCTTGGCGGTGGTCTCGATGGTTGTGCTGGTGGCTGATTAGAGGTCGAGTAGGCGACGATCTGGGTTCAAAGGTCGTGTGTGAGGTGAGGTAGTCTAATGACTCTAATCAAATACTATTTATTAATATTGTTAGTTTATTTCATCAAATTTACTTTACAATTTATTTGATCGACGATTTTACTTTATTATTATAAGGTAATTTAAATGAGAATTTCagtgttttaagttttataaatgagaaaataaaaaataaaaaaaatcaataaaaaacaGAAAAACCTCTCAATCGCAAACAAAAAAGTGAGAAAAAAttacaattaaaattttattttatacaaTAATTATATCGAAAAGATCATTTTATTGAAAGtaaagaaatatattttttatattattcgTAACCTGAAAAAAAAGGTATACTTCTTTATTCAATATACTTATTATTCGTAACTGAAaactattttttatattattcgTAATTTATACAATAATTAACAAACTATCTTATACCtctcatttaattattttttgaaaaaaaaaatacttctttatatttgaaatatatcgAAAAGATCATTTTACTGAAAAAAATAGTTTTGATAATTCGTAACTGACCCGCTGTCCTCCTccacataaaaaataaaagggcAGAATTGATATTTCATACTCGCCTACAAGGGGTCAACCACCATAAACCTCGGCAGAATCCAGATCTAGCGTTTGCTAAACCCACAAAATCAGAAGTTCCGATTCCATTTAATTTATTCTCAAACAAAAATCTCCTGAAAACTAGTGGAGAAATTAAGCACGAAATTACGGATGATTAGCATTATTCTGAACTTCAAATAAAAGAACCGAAGAAACAAACAAGAACTTCAAACATAACCTCACATTCAAGACATACATACccaaaaaattaagaagaaaaatGGGAAAAAATATACCAGTTAAAATGACGGTTACCGAGATACCCAGATCAATGCCAGCACTCCATTCGTTGGCGGGATCAGTGAATTCCAGCTCCCAGAAAGAGGGCAGAATCTAGGGTTTCTAGGAGAGAGCGAGAGAGAACGATAATTGGGCTGGAGCCAATCGAATTGGAATTTGGATGCTGGATTGCACAAGCGTTACGAAATTAAACTGAATTGGATATGGACTTTGAGGTCCATTTTCTATGTGAGATTGATTTCTTTTGTTTGGGCCTTTAAAAACCTATGGAGTATTATTTGTtggttttataaatattttgtaacCACAAAGCCCACCGTcgacaaatatatatattccgCGTACTGCGGAATCTCATATTTATTTGCTAGCTTGAGGCAATGGATCAGGGTCTAACAAGGTTCGGTCGACCTTACCCCTGCGGGCACTGTCTGCAGGGatcgatccaacggctcggattttttcgagccaattttttttttttttaacagggaggtgggcccggatcactcatgtggagtgatccgggccgttcattgcccgtgcaggcagtgcctgcacgggtaggttgaaacaaaccGTCTAACAATGCCCGACACGTTTGTGATGGGTAAAAATGGGTGTCGAGTCGGGTATGAATAttacattttgaattttgacaAGTACGAGTCATCTAACAAATATGAAATTAAAGGTGCACTTTGATTAGTGTATTTGATATATAATTTCAAATTGCATTCAATTGACTCTAAATTATAATGGCACATAACAAATTAATCGTAtggatcaatttttttttttttttttgggatttcaatttcaaaattaaCTCTTCACcctaatataaataaaaagtcaaaaacttgtgtgagacgatctcacaagtcgtattttgtgagacagatctcttatttggatcatccatgaaaaaatattacttttatgctaagagtattacttctTATTTGGTTGACCTacctcacagataaagattcgtgagaccatctcacaatagACATATCAATAAAAAACGCCAGTAAGACGGGTCTGGATAGCTAGTTTTTTACAGGAGCAGTGAATTCTATGCCAATTGACTCAAATTTACACACGTCGTGAATTTGTACAAGAATTACAAGCTAATAAATTACacaaatgcttttaaataatactaattaaatttattaatccAATTATGATGCAAAGCCTATTGGGCTGTCTATGAAATACAGCTCGGATGATAACGTAGCTGGTGTGAACTGTTATCGTGTCGGAGGAATAGGGGAGTGGGAGAATATCTTAATTTTAACAAAAACTTTTAATCGGATTTATGActaactcttttttttttttaatataattatatgttgtaaaattcaaataataggtGTACCTTGTTGGCCatataaattatttgatttttttatgtaGTCATGCATAAATTAATAAACCACGTCATATtcgatttttgacaattttagtaATTTTCTATTGAAGATGATCAAATAACTAATTACTTCCACATATCAATGGAATAAAAACAATTGTATTCTcaataagaaattatattatattaaggggaaatattataaattaaatatcttttaatatttataaCTGTAATTATATCCCAAATAAATCAAACCAATAAATACTGTCTCAcacatatcaatgatatcattaAGATAATTAGATTTTTCATTTCagtcaaaatatatttttaaaaaatataataaattgtacATATCCAATATCTGTAAAATACAGTTAATGATAACAACAACAGCAAAAGGTGGAATTAcatttgattaaaaaatgttaaaatttagtGAATCAACTAAGCGATTAATGGTCCCTCCCTTCTTTTAGCTTGCCATTAACTTTTGTTACGGAAAAGGCCAACAATATCGGGTGAGTCTATGTTATATTGAGATTAGAACTTTCGGTGTGTTTATATTTTGAGATGATCAGTCGATCATTTtatacaaaacaaaaatccAGAGATCTACTCTCGGTGTAGCATAGACTCACCCAACAATAACATGCCTTGTTCTCAATTATTTAtctttaaaaacaaacaaacaatgTCATCTAttcttatattatattaaagtgGGAGTCTAATTAATCATAATTTGTTTTAGTAAAGCTTAAAGCCTCATGAAACATGGCCTATCTACCCATATATATATTAGTGTTTGCCAGCTAACTTAAACAACCACCCACTAACTTCCATAACATCATCCTTTGATGAAGGCTTAAGATCCTTTAATTTAAAGTTGGAAATCCAACATCGTGGACCAATCGTgcactttcttttttttttttggtaaaaaaagtcaaattttatataatttctcatcttatatatttttaaaatacccaaaaattTTTCTAACCCGAAAACTTACGTTCTTGCCCTTAACAATTTACAAAAAAGAACACTAATATTGACAACAGTTTTTCAAAATCAAGCGTAAATTAAAACCTCGTGCAAATGGGACAAATAGTAAACcatatgattttttatttatttatacgaatcaatttaataaataaaccgTCTTAGCAAAAATATTAAAGGAATTAGATTAGAGAAACACGttcacatatatatattatatatgtattgcaAACTAGCAGAGAACCTTCTTACCAATCagctataaaaatatattatttataataataaattatattaattaatatattggTATAAACTATTATATTATCTGTATAAAAAGCAGGATTTGTGTTACGTAATGTACAACATAGGAAGACGTCCGTTGAGACAAAGGGACCTTAATCCGGGAATAACGGGGGTGCATGTCATTTTTACACCGTGGGTCACCCCACCCGCACATGCTCCCATGTGAATCCaatgtttttctttatttctaatttcctctttttttatttccaaataataacaataattataagcttttatttatttatttatttttcaaaacacAACTTTCAATTTTGTTCCCCTACCGGAAGAAAATAAGTGGAAAAAAACTTCGTTGTTGATGTTATCTAAAAAAGATCTAATAATTTAATAAGTGATTAATGACAATTGACTTGTAAACTTACGTGTAAATAGAGTAAAGATATAAACTGTCACGTAAAAAAAATCCGAGATTTAAGGATGATCCTTTGTATTctaaggcaaaaatttgtgtgagacgttctcacgggttgtattttgtgagacggatatcttatttgagttatccataaaaaaatattactttttatgctaagagtattactttttattgtgaatatcggtagggttgacctgtctcacagataaaaattcgtgagaccgtttcacaagagacctactcgtaTTCTAATCTGTGCAGTAATTTCTTTGTTGCAATTTTTATGTGCCAATTATTCTTTGAGTTTCACTTCATTTCTGTTCTCTAAAACATACGAAAATATACACTTGAAGTGGATAATTTATTGTCTATGAGATGTAATGACTAATAGATTTATTTTACTACACATGAGATGTTTTATCTTGTAAGTTAATTACTGCCTTAATATAGGAATTATATTTGGATTTAATATTAAagatcaaataatatttttttatatgaaaattacttttataatatGATCGAACATACCGATGTTTTCAATGATTATATCGCTATTACATGCGACAGTTCCATGAACCGATTGTCGATGAAATCGTCTATATACCAAATACTATAGTTGGTGAGATTAATACGTAAATATAGTTTACTTTTGCTCCATCTTTAATGGTCAATAAAATGTAAGTTAATGGTTGATCAAATCTGATGGATTCAACTTCTGAAACAAGTAGTTCTGGTCCACGAGGGATAATATCAACCACTTGATCACCTCCATCCGACGGATCAGTTATGGTTATTTCGTACCTCCTTTTTCTTTTCATATGATTTTACTCACTATACCTGCTCCTGTAGCATTATAAAGTGTATTGTTCCTCTTGCTTCCGTCGGGATAAATCTGaccccttaaaataaaataaaatgtaaattAGTAGTGCTGGTTCAcgattaataataataacaacaatatGCAACGTaaatgaattaattattaattaaatcattaaagATGTGAGACTTAGTCAGCTTTTAATAGTTCAATATTCTTCTTGGGATTGGTGGAAAAGACTTCAactctcctataaataccgcCCTCTCCTCTCCCCCCAAACCTACACAAATCCACAccaacaaataaatatataaatataaataatcctTTCTATTATCACAACCATTTTCTTCGAAGAAACCCTATCTAGGGTTGCAGCAAATTACGGGCTCGGAGTGATGGCCGCCTTCCTATTTTTCCACAGCTTTCTTGAACTGCGCACTGCGAGTCATCACCGTGTGGCCACCACCGTAGGCGATGCTGCCTTCCCTTTCGCAGTTCAATAAAGCTGTGGGACGATATGGAGACGGCCAATGGAATAACCTTTAATTCAGACTCAGATTCTCTTCTCAGTGTTCTTGTCTCATCTGCCATTGTTTGCTGCGGTTAATTTCCGTACTTTTTGGTACACTACGTGTTTTGATTTACTCTGATTGATTAAATGCATGAGTAATAACTGTTAGGAGGCTAGATCTGGCGACAACCCTCTGGAATCTACTGTGGTTTAATGATTGAAAGCCAATAAATCTTTggtttttttctatttatttatacTCTATGTTATTTTTGGTGTACTTTGTTACTTAATCATAGttaatctttattttttaaaaaattaacattCTGTAGTGTATTTCAAATACccttcagaaatttattttttaaaaaatattgacaGGATTCATTTACCTAAATATCCGCTTTTTTCCTGTTAAAATTAATGAGATTTGggaattttttcttcttcttttgatGTGTAAATTTCGATAAGTGATTCTTCCTTTTTATGTAcagaatatatatatgtgtatatgatattttttagtTTCTTGATTTCTTCTGTGTTCTCAACCACAAATTAGCTGATAAGAGCCTTTTCTTGGGATCTGGCTTTATTGCGAAGAGGATAATCTTGAAGATAATTATTGAATTTACTTGCAAGTTTTACCATGATCAAGGTTTTTCCATAATCTTCGAACTGATGTGATGTTACGATAtgatgtatatttttttatgggtACCAACAAATTAATACGAATGATTTGGATAATCAATGTGTTCTATATAGTCTTAATAAATTGTACCTTTTTCTACATTTATTTCTTTATGTAATAGTGCAATAAAATCCATAAATTGTCAATAATTATTGGATAGATGAGGTAGATGGACCACACTATTTGCATTTGCCTTTGTCATATACAACCACCCGGCCCTAAAGCCAAGTTTTATTGGGTGAAGAATCTATATTTTTgttatataaatatacatatttattaaaaatgaattcaatatatatttttcaattaagTTATCGTATCTATTTTTGTTGTACAATTATCATTCCTAACGTCGCAATCTACAGTATTTTTGTAACACATTAAAGCATATTGCTCCGAAATAATTATCACTATATAAaggcaaaaatatttaaaataattatctccatttatttatataaatatatatatatttacgtatgtatgtatatattgttATGCTCACATGTCATTGCCGAATCCCTCGTGTTTATAAAAGAGTGTTCATATCAATTTGTtgtaacacacacacacacacacacacacacacacatcccTTGGGAAAGaaagtgcaaaaaaaaaaaagtcaaatttATTGCAGAAGAAAACCCAAGCAAATTCAAGAAATCTAGGGTTTTTCCCCTCCTCGATGGTACAAGACAACCTTTTTTTATAATCATGAAACCCAACACTGTTGTCTTGTTAAGGCTGCCATGGCTATCTCAAGATCAGATCCTAATGTTTCCTCTTTATGTGGTATACCCAGTAAACTAGACTTCAATTTGTTCGTTGAAATTTCGAACCACCCTGGCGTGGCAATATTTTATTACTttgaattattaattataatattcaaTTCATTGTACTAATTAATTATAATCAATATCTCTGTATTTGTTTGTATTATGAAATCGAAACTTTGATGATCAGTTGATTCTTAGATCACTGTGGATTGACAAATGAATTACTAAGCccgaattatattttttaaaaatatattatatgacAGAGTATACACGTGGGTGGATAAATTCTATATATTACATAGATTTTGGCCTACGTTTGCAAATGAAAATGTGCGATCAATTctatgtttttttttgtttttagaatTCTTTAATTATATAACAAGAAATATTAATTGTTTTCCCACTGATATTAAtttacaataatatttttttattgactGTATTATCCACATCAACTTATGGGGTACCAATTTTCTTTTCAGCTTTTAGCTTTTTAAACGcttgttattgttttcatatgTGTTGTTTTGTTTCCCGTATGATCCAACTTTTATGATGTTCTTGGATATACTGAAATacacaaagaaaataaaaaataaaatgatattttttttaaaaaaaatctcctTGTCAATTAGCTCATGTAAAAAAAAGCTGTATAAATATAAAGATGGAGTTGAAATTGTCACTTGCTTTTGTATTTTTTCCATTATAGTTTTGGCCTTAAAAAGTATAAATTTAGAGACATGAATGAAATTTTGATTGATCGAATGAAATCTTGTTCTTGATATGGCTGTCTTTAATTACTTAAggataaaaatattacttttttaagtatatttatttatcaaGCATCATAATTGAGATACATTCTAATCAATATTTGATTAGAACGCCCTAGTAGTTGTCTAAGTTGTTGGAGTAGGTGAACGTTTGACCAATGACCAGGAGTTAGATCTTTTTTGTAAACATTTTTTCGAACGAGCTTGTCACACATGAAATTGGTATTGGATCTTAGAGCGAGATAGTTAAAATAATGTTTCCGCTATAATTGAATGCTTTTATTTGCACAAAAATTACAATGAGTTGACATAGCGAGAgttataatatcaatatttaatGATATActcttggttttttttttaaaaaaattttgtgcTTCTTCTTTCCCTATTAAATCGATttaatttctttaattttaataatttgtcaaatttcgtTCTCAATTATACTTTCATACATAATCCCTGCTTTAATAGGCCATGAATATTTAGTctcgaaaaataaaataaaaactagcACCTTTCATCTTGCAATAACATTTTGAGGAAACATTATAATTTGAATCGACGGCgcatataaaattataaatttgattATAATTTCATAGTCAAGAGTATCCGGTAATCATTCGATATTTTTTGCATTTTAGGGCAACTCAAGTATGTTTCTCATGTTTCATCATCAACGCACATTTGAAGATATAtgacaacatgattttcctccTAATTTCTCCAAGAGATATAGTATTCCCCGCTTAGTTGTTCCAAGAAAATCTAGCTAGTTGGCTACGTGATAACTTAGGTATTTACTATTTCATTGAGCCTTATTTTTAAAGTTAGTGGGCCAAGGCATGATAAAACTATGTTTGTGTTGGAACAAGAAttgcaataaattttttttcataattttttaaaaataaaataaaaaagaatcgCAAGGCATTTCACATACCACACACATAATTAGTTCATCTCAttgtgtgtgtatatgtatatattatatatatatatatatatatatatatatatatatatatatattcacagTGTGTGTTGTTGGATTGGGTTTTTAGTGAATAGTCCACTTAAAAGTTTTGGACTCTATTTCAATTGGGTATCATCTCACAAAGGCCCATTGCTGTCTTGGTATTAAATTCAATAACTGTGAAGTTTAATTTGCGCCAATATTGATTATCTAATAGTTTCTCCTTCGTAATATCATAACTTCGGTcccctttaaaaaaaaaaagacaaaactTCGGttatgaaaaaattatatttttaacatgtaatgtatatggtttttttttttttacatttttatcATATTATTGACTAATGTACAATCATAATTCATTAATTTGAATGCACTTCCTTAAAATGAGTACTGAATCATAGCCACTTAGCATTGTTTCTGGTTTTGTTTAACAGGAACGTGCATGAACATATTTACATTCAATGTTGACTGTTTTATTCATTCTTTCGCAGATTGCTCCATACGATCGGCTGGAAATGATCGAACGTTGTTTGGTAGATGTTCTTCAACTTCTCCCTCAGTAGAATAGCTGTTGGGATTTGATACAGATTCTCAAAATTCCTGTTGTAGGATGTTGTAACTTTACGAGGTTCTCCTATTAGTTTATGGCATCCTGTTTTTGTTCCTTTTCTTCATTCATTAAGTTAAATTCTTGTAAATTTTTAACAGCTAGCGTTTTGTAAATCTATATTAAATATATCTACAAATTTgttgatatataaataattttatcgCGCTTCCAAATTAAGATTAAGAAATATGATAGGATATAGCAACGTAAGGTGAAACGAAAACAATA is a window encoding:
- the LOC142552010 gene encoding zinc finger BED domain-containing protein DAYSLEEPER-like, which codes for MEVETRKPVLNYVPVTMKPRDIDSKLQLDMIEIQPDIRETPPNNFEAQPPRCGKKKSIVWEHFTMETAPDGCKRAYCNICKQSFAHSTGSKVAGTSNLKRHIAKGTCSVGLFNEEKNQSTPNSALSKTSCYSATPKQRYQTASVPDIVINSDHIRRELASMITMHEYPIHMVEHSGFVAFTRNIQPRFDSASFNTVQGDCVAIYLREKQNIQKVIDRMSGRVCLMLDLWSSCRNIGYMFVTGQFIDGDWKLQRKLLNVIMEPYQDSDTAFSHSVAACLSDWNMDGKLFSVTINQPLSNFSVDKLRTMLCVRKPLLLHGQLLAQNCLARFLSSMVQDALTSLQGTVKKVRDCVKYVKISELHGDKFLDLKQQLQVPSAMSLAVDDQTKWNTTYAMLLAALELREIFTCLDTLDPDYKNFPSMEDWKDIETLCTCIKPLFETANLLATGESLTTNLFFHEVWKIQMELAHAATIEDPLIITLTKSMQEKFENYWNSSWIVLAIAVVMDPRFKMKLVEFSFSKNYGEEAAVYIKTIEDGIHELFLEYVSLPLPLTPAYVEEANEITVKLEDPHGIGISSNGLALTEFDVYIMETSSQQSKSELDQYLKESLLPRVGEFDVLVWWKVNCMKYPTLSKMACDILSISVCTVPASSVFDTKNKEMDSYRSSLRPETVEALICAKNWLESQQKAETLAPLVKMEVPA